From a single Stomoxys calcitrans chromosome 4, idStoCalc2.1, whole genome shotgun sequence genomic region:
- the LOC106089066 gene encoding UPF0184 protein CG14818 produces the protein MNMSPRNNDDPSEKPQKNVGEDDIQEMEAVNNSLDELSSALDFFEQRTDDIIEQLKELLHSNREIRQELAMENAATGVDNLNLEKKDT, from the exons atgaatatgtCGCCCCGAAATAATGATGATCCTTCCGAGAAACCACAAAAAAATGTCGGAGAAGACGATATCCAAG AAATGGAGGCTGTCAACAACAGCCTAGATGAATTGAGTTCCGCATTGGACTTCTTTGAACAGCGTACGGATGACATTATTGAACAGCTAAAGGAATTGTTGCATTCCAATCGAGAAATAAGACAAGAACTTGCCATGGAAAATGCAGCCACGGGCGTCGATAACTTAAACTTGGAAAAGAAAGATACCTGA
- the LOC106089065 gene encoding WD repeat-containing protein 18: MSGNNMLEVLFVSNTNDHQLSCSVWDYRTGTNLMNYKGGGGGAATHTLSVVRSEYLVAGNLTKPLLHVWPINAQEQMTAIRFVVAGAVSALALSPDATYMVAGIQETLYVWHVLTGRMMNTLSKHYQTVTCVKFTSDGSHFVSCGKDGAVLVWNLARVVAQEENLAPLYTFNDHGLPVTDVYVGTGGMRAYMFTVSLDRACKIYDLNSGALLLSVVFAEGLQSVAVNALETQVFVGTNAGSIFDFFTNDVPRVKEYHFEEAPKQFVGHTKPCTVNCLALSADGKTLVSGGSDSHVLVWNISSRQLLKTLTFKGAITNLHIKLTNPAIFNPEHKQPQVFAANLKRMIDPEGAEEMPIEIMVDSITYDGESNYVTTNYSPADTCYKPQSVVCGSLSNASTKSEDSEELKNLRQEVERLRHINKKLFEISSKQLLRQKRK; the protein is encoded by the exons ATGTCTGGCAATAATATGCTAGAGGTTCTTTTTGTAAGCAATACAAATGACCATCAGTTATCCTGCTCTGTATGGGACTATCGCACCGGCACAAATCTAATGAACTACAAGGGTGGTGGAGGAGGAGCAGCAACACATACTCTATCCGTTGTACGTTCTGAATACTTGGTGGCAGGCAATCTCACTAAACCATTGCTGCATGTATGGCCCATAAATGCTCAGGAACAAATGACAGCCATACGTTTTGTGGTAGCTGGAGCCGTGAGTGCTCTGGCTTTATCACCCGATGCCACTTACATGGTGGCCGGCATACAGGAAACCCTGTATGTGTGGCATGTACTAACCGGTCGTATGATGAATACATTATCCAAGCATTATCAAACGGTAACCTGTGTAAAGTTTACTAGTGATGGCTCCCACTTTGTGAGTTGCGGCAAAGATGGTGCAGTGTTAGTGTGGAATCTTGCCAGAGTGGTGGCCCAGGAAGAAAATCTTGCACCACTTTATACATTCAATGATCATGGCCTGCCAGTGACCGATGTCTATGTGGGAACGGGGGGAATGAGAGCATATATGTTCACCGTATCTTTGGATCGTGCTTGCAAAATATATGACTTGAACAGTGGTGCACTGCTGCTGAGTGTTGTTTTCGCTGAAGGTTTGCAGAGTGTGGCGGTAAATGCCTTGGAGACACAAGTATTTGTGGGTAcaaatgctggcagcattttcGATTTCTTTACCAACGATGTTCCCAGAGTTAAG GAATATCACTTTGAAGAGGCCCCCAAACAATTTGTTGGTCATACAAAACCTTGTACAGTTAATTGTTTGGCTTTGTCGGCCGACGGTAAAACTCTTGTATCAGGTGGAAGCGATAGTCATGTGCTGGTGTGGAATATTTCCAGTCGTCAATTGCTAAAAACCCTTACTTTTAAGGGTGCCATTACAAATTTGCACATCAAATTAACAAACCCTGCCATATTCAATCCTGAGCACAAACAGCCTCAAGTTTTTGCTGCCAATCTTAAACGTATGATTGATCCAGAAGGTGCCGAAGAAATGCCCATTGAGATTATGGTAGACAGCATTACATATGATGGGGAAAGCAATTATGTTACCACTAACTACAGTCCTGCCGATACCTGTTATAAACCACAATCCGTTGTTTGTGGATCTCTAAGCAATGCTTCGACGAAAAGCGAAGACTCTGAAGAACTCAAGAATTTGCGACAAGAAGTTGAAAGGCTGCGTCACATTAACAAGAAACTATTTGAAATTTCCAGCAAACAGTTGTTGcgccaaaaaaggaaataa
- the LOC106089067 gene encoding tRNA (guanine-N(7)-)-methyltransferase, with translation MAAMAPSKEDETTALSLPQKRYYRQRAHSNPIADHCFDYPARPADVDWSTLYPNYDSCSPTKLVEFADIGCGYGGFLVALGEMFPDRISIGMEIRVKVSDYVMDRIKALRSQNPGKYNNIACIRTNAMKYLPNYFVKHQLEKMFFLYPDPHFKKAKHKWRIINQALLSEYAYVLRKGGLVYTMTDVEDLHKWIVKHMEDHPLFERISSEEEANDPITPKLYQSSEEGAKVVRNKGSHFLAIFRRL, from the exons ATGGCAGCAATGGCTCCAAGCAAAGAAGATGAAACTACTGCCCTATCTCTCCCACAAAAGAGATACTACCGCCAAAGGGCACATTCAAATCCCATTGCAGATCATTGTTTTGATTA TCCAGCTCGTCCGGCCGATGTCGATTGGAGCACTTTGTATCCCAATTATGATTCCTGTAGTCCAACGAAGCTTGTAGAATTTGCTGATATAGGCTGCGGCTATGGTGGCTTCTTAGTGGCATTGGGTGAAATGTTCCCTGATCGCATTTCCATTGGCATGGAAATACGCGTGAAAGTATCCGACTATGTCATGGATAGAATAAAGGCATTACGTTCCCAAAATCCTGGTAAATACAACAATATCGCTTGTATTCGTACAAATGCCATGAAGTACCTGccaaattattttgttaaacatcAGCTAGAGAAGATGTTCTTCCTTTATCCTGATCCACATTTTAAAAAGGCCAAACATAAGTGGCGTATTATTAACCAGGCTTTGTTGTCAGAATATGCCTATGTTCTTAGAAAGGGG ggtTTAGTTTATACCATGACCGATGTGGAAGATTTGCACAAATGGATTGTTAAACACATGGAAGATCATCCGCTGTTTGAAAGAATTTCCTCAGAAGAAGAG GCCAATGATCCCATTACACCAAAATTGTATCAAAGCAGTGAAGAAGGTGCAAAAGTTGTAAGGAATAAGGGTTCACATTTCTTAGCTATATTTCGaagactttaa
- the LOC106089064 gene encoding cyclin-L1, protein MVVIGNQKELLYTKTMANSNANNDSLNSSETKPAFPRLYNKIVLTLENSLIPEPKLDQTPSHLDGLDAETEKDLRILGCELIQTAGILLKLPQVAMATGQVIFQRFFYSKSFVRHNMETVAMSCVCLASKIEEAPRRIRDVINVFHHIKQVRAQKDITPMILDQYYTNLKTQVIKAERRVLKELGFCVHVKHPHKLIVMYLQVLKYEKHEQLMQMSWNFMNDSLRTDVFMRYNPETIACACIYLSARKLSIALPSAPNAWYGIFQVTEEDIIDICYRVMELYTRGKPNVEKLEAAVEELKKRYIESRNKTKETHTPPAVTTVDRNNGSHNAWGGFIQRAVPLPLPSEKSPSKESRSPSRSRSRDSRRTPISRTRSRSRTRSRSVSPARYKKSRRDRDRGRDRERERERERERERSPQQSKGKKKSRNYSRSPSSSPHSKHRKRKSSRDRHNDKYNHDRRDKYDDRDKRPTMHHHHHHSSSSSTSKHHHSNYNSSHRDSHRETSRDSRNRKR, encoded by the exons ATGGTGGTGATTGGAAATCAAAAAGAATTACTTTATACAAAAACCATGGCAAATAGTAATGCCAATAATGATTCCCTTAATTCGAGTGAAACTAAACCCGCTTTCCCACGGCTCTACAATAAAATAGTGCTGACTTTAGAGAATAGCCTAATACCAGAGCCAAAACTTGATCAGACCCCATCACATTTGGATGGCTTGGATGCGGAAACTGAAAAGGATTTACGCATATTAGGTTGTGAGTTGATACAGACTGCGGGTATACTGCTGAAGCTGCCACAAGTGGCCATGGCCACCGGTCAAGTGATATTTCAGCGTTTCTTTTATTCCAAAAGTTTTGTGCGTCACAACATGGAGACTGTGGCCATGAGTTGTGTATGTTTGGCATCAAAAATCGAGGAGGCGCCACGAAGAATACGAGATGTCATTAATGTCTTTCATCATATCAAGCAAGTGAGGGCACAAAA ggatataactcccatgatTTTGGATCAATATTACACCAACCTCAAGACGCAAGTTATCAAGGCGGAACGGCGAGTGCTGAAAGAATTGGGCTTTTGTGTACATGTGAAACATCCACACAAACTAATTGTCATGTATCTGCAGGTATTAAAGTATGAAAAACATGAGCAGCTAATGCAGATGTCTTGGAATTTTATGAATGATTCTTTACGTACCGATGTTTTCATGCGCTACAATCCCGAAACTATAGCCTGTGCTTGCATTTATTTGAGTGCTAGAAAATTATCCATAGCATTACCTTCAGCGCCCAATGCCTGGTATGGGATTTTTCAAGTGACCGAAGAGGACATAATTGACATATGCTACCGTGTTATGGAATTATATACAAGGGGAAAACCTAATGTTGAAAAGTTAGAAGCGGCAGTGGAAGAGTTAAAGAAACGTTATATAGAATCGCGTAATAAGACAAAGGAAACTCATACACCACCCGCAGTTACTACAGTGGATCGTAACAATGGTTCGCATAATGCCTGGGGTGGCTTTATACAGCGCGCGGTACCTTTACCATTACCCAGCGAAAAATCTCCCAGCAAGGAATCTCGCTCACCGTCCAGATCACGTTCGCGAGATTCAAGGCGAACGCCCATATCAAGAACACGTTCCAGATCGAGAACTCGATCGCGTTCAGTTTCTCCAGCACGTTATAAGAAATCACGCAGGGATCGTGATCGAGGAAGAGACCGTGAACGTGAAAGAGAACGCGAAAGAGAGCGAGAACGCTCACCTCAACAATCGAAGGGCAAGAAGAAATCCCGCAACTATTCGCGTTCACCATCCAGTTCGCCACATTCCAAACATCGTAAAAG GAAATCTTCTAGAGATCGTCATAATGACAAATATAATCACGATAGACGTGATAAATACGATGATCGAGACAAACGACCCACCATgcatcatcaccaccaccatTCATCGTCCTCTTCCACCAGCAAGCATCATCATAGTAACTATAATTCATCGCATCGTGATTCTCACCGCGAGACTTCCAGAGATTCTAGAAATCGAAAGCGCTGA